One window of Choristoneura fumiferana chromosome 13, NRCan_CFum_1, whole genome shotgun sequence genomic DNA carries:
- the LOC141434385 gene encoding uncharacterized protein, which produces MDMEPTRYIIAILMITNTNASSLENATLNSSGLNNFNQMIDKLIAETESTVIAPTENKNVNEPPKEESTPKLSNNGQGIPLTNEKYTDLILDNKHNEESSMDTNRDWLINNFNTKQNDSNIIYINKTLPHNLTLADKLEIARIANNFPEFPQSRRSFSDNAEYEEMFNKILGKPLSDDQKGIVVKEEFSFEIEDDKPIHVPTTSEHMHYNNTLHEISTPPALPFHDDHVQNDPFNQPPLTTHTNNETDLRAGKPPALEKVMTPIPYHQEHSNKLLTELSKISAKINGVEDLLKKSIVKKNEGTHHRRLAQNPELVKSEKSIGLLRTSNPQVVVPYQSMIYRPALQSSIAASSVLSLQERLIEERARNHLLNLQLAKVARAKQNVALLNELIRARSRLTLRLPPVYRRILL; this is translated from the exons ATGGACATGGAGCCAACTCGAT ATATCATCGCAATACTCATGATAACGAACACAAACGCTTCATCGCTCGAAAATGCTACACTCAACAGTTCCGGTCTAAACAACTTTAATCAAATGATAGATAAATTAATCGCAGAAACAGAATCAACCGTAATAGCGcctacagaaaataaaaatgttaacgAACCTCCTAAAGAAGAAAGCACTcctaaattaagtaataatggTCAAGGAATCCCATTAACGAATGAAAAATACACTGATTTAATTTTAGACAATAAACACAATGAAGAATCATCGATGGACACAAACCGCGACTGGCTAATCAATAActttaatacaaaacaaaacgactcaaatattatttacataaacaAAACGTTACCTCACAATTTAACTTTGGCTGACAAATTAGAAATTGCAAGAATTGCCAATAATTTTCCAGAATTCCCTCAATCAAGGAGAAGTTTTAGCGATAATGCAGAATACGAAGAAATGTTCAATAAAATTTTGGGTAAACCACTAAGTGACGACCAAAAAGGCATCGTTGTAAAAGaagaattttcatttgaaattgaaGATGACAAACCAATTCATGTACCGACAACATCAGAACATATGCATTATAATAATACTCTTCACGAAATATCCACCCCACCAGCGTTGCCATTTCATGATGATCATGTCCAAAATGATCCTTTTAACCAACCTCCTCTGACCACCCACACAAATAACGAAACCGATTTAAGAGCTGGTAAACCCCCTGCATTAGAAAAAGTAATGACGCCAATTCCGTACCATCAAGAGCATagcaataaattacttacagaGTTAAGTAAAATCAGTGCTAAAATAAACGGCGTAGAAGATTTATTGAAGAAAAgcattgtcaaaaaaaatgaaGGCACTCATCATCGACGATTGGCTCAAAATCCTGAATTGGTTAAATCGGAAAAGAGCATTGGATTGCTCCGAACCAGTAATCCACAGGTTGTAGTGCCTTACCAATCTATGATTTACCGACCCGCCCTACAAAGCTCCATTGCTGCTAGTTCTGTTTTGTCACTCCAGGAAAGATTGATAGAGGAGAGAGCACGAAACCATTTACTTAATCTTCAGTTGGCAAAAGTAGCAAGAGCAAAGCAGAATGTTGCTCTGCTGAACGAATTGATCAGAGCAAGGTCCAGGCTCACTTTACGTCTGCCTCCAGTCTACCgtcgtattttattgtaa